A region of Emys orbicularis isolate rEmyOrb1 chromosome 20, rEmyOrb1.hap1, whole genome shotgun sequence DNA encodes the following proteins:
- the LOC135892505 gene encoding free fatty acid receptor 2-like → MMSATICTPVVLTVYIFTFLIGLPSNLLAFYTFLVKVRQKPTPVDILLLNLTISDISLLIFLPFKMVEAISDGAWPLPAFLCTLTSFVFYSSIYISSLFLMAVSVERYLGVAFPIKYKLRRRPAYATAASVVFWVVGCAHCSIVYIVQYQDLNRTALANNGSHCYEDFSDKQLLVLLPVRLELFLVLFCLPFTVTIFCYVNFVRILVALPNIPVRRKQRAVGLAVATLFNFIVCFAPYNLSHVVGFVQNKSPTWRVYALLLSTLNAALDPAIFYFSSTAVQRAFTKCLAGLWHKLRTFVVRCHLPCLTCCGEGGREVEAASGDEAEGSTT, encoded by the coding sequence ATGATGAGTGCGACCATTTGCACCCCAGTGGTTCTCACTGTCTACATCTTCACCTTCCTGATCGGCCTCCCGTCCAACCTCCTGGCCTTCTACACCTTCCTGGTGAAGGTCCGCCAGAAACCCACCCCCGTTGACATCCTTCTCCTCAACCTCACCATATCCGACATctccctcctcatcttcctccccTTCAAGATGGTGGAGGCCATCTCAGACGGGGCATGGCCCTTGCCCGCTTTCCTCTGCACACTCACCAGCTTCGTCTTCTACAGTAGCATCTACATCAGCTCCCTATTCCTCATGGCCGTCAGCGTTGAGCGCTACTTGGGCGTGGCCTTTCCCATCAAGTACAAGCTCCGACGCCGGCCAGCCTATGCCACCGCTGCCTCCGTGGTCTTCTGGGTGGTCGGCTGTGCCCACTGCAGCATTGTCTACATTGTCCAATACCAAGACTTGAACAGGACCGCACTCGCCAACAACGGGTCCCACTGCTATGAAGATTTCTCCGATAAGCAGCTCCTGGTCCTCCTCCCTGTCCGGCTGGAGCTCTTCCTGGTCCTCTTCTGCCTCCCCTTCACCGTCACCATCTTCTGCTATGTCAACTTTGTCCGCATCCTGGTGGCCTTGCCCAACATCCCGGTCCGGAGGAAGCAGCGGGCCGTGGGCCTGGCCGTGGCCACCTTGTTCAACTTCATAGTCTGCTTCGCTCCCTACAACCTGTCCCACGTGGTGGGCTTTGTCCAGAACAAGAGCCCCACCTGGAGGGTGTACGCTCTTCTCCTCAGCACCCTCAACGCCGCCTTGGACCCCGCCATCTTCTACTTCTCCTCCACTGCTGTCCAACGGGCCTTCACCAAGTGCCTGGCCGGCCTGTGGCACAAACTCAGAACCTTTGTGGTCCGGTGCCATCTCCCCTGCTTGActtgctgtggggaagggggcagagaggtggAGGCAGCCAGTGGGGACGAGGCTGAGGGGTCAACGACTTGA